Part of the Bacillus sp. BGMRC 2118 genome, ACTATTCTTCACGTAATGAGCTTCTGACTATTCATCAAAACTTCCTACATTTAACACAAAAGAATTGGTAAATAAAATTCAGGCTAGACCGATATATATAGTGAGAGATACTTGATTCCTTATTCCCAGTCAAGATCTTCTCATTCATAACTTCTTTTTAGGCAATCTGTACTGTTTTACAGTAGTAGATTGCTTTTTTTTGTTCTTTAGATCGGATGGCACCTCTACATACTTTATTTACAGTTGGAAACCATATAATAAAATTCGTAGGTAAAAAGGGAGTGTTCAAAATTGACGAACGGAAGAGATTCGAGAGAAAATAAACATAAACATCAGTTTCATCCAGATGGAAAGCAGGAAAGTATTATAAATGACAGTACAGCATCAGCGGGGGAGTCAATGGGGGTTACCACCAACATGGATCCGATGAACCCTAACCAAAAGAGAGACTCATGGAACTTTACACCGAAAGAAGACCCGGAATTAAAAAGCTTCCAAGATACATTTAAGCAAGATTAAAATTGAGGCAAAGTATTCGTAATGCCTCGGATAAAAGAGGGACAATCTCATGGCGAATTTCGTAAAACCTGTTGTTGTCGTTAGCAAATGTTTGGAATTTGATAAATGTCGATATAATGGTGATGTCATACATGACCCTGTAGTAAAGAGGTTACAAGCTCATGTGCAGTTTATTCCCGTTTGTCCAGAGGTGGGGATCGGATTAGGCACCCCAAGAGAAACAATTAGAATTGTAGAAGAAGAAGGAAGGAAAATGTTAGTACAACCTTCAACACGTAAAGATCTCACAAAAGAGATGAATGAATTCTCAATTCGGTTTTTAGACAAAATTCAAGATCTGGATGGGTTCATTCTCAAGGGGAAATCTCCTACCTGTGGAATGAAGGATGTGAAGGTGTATAGTGGAATAGAAAAAGCACCAGTCATTGGAAAGACTAGCGGATTCTTTGCTCAAGCGATAGTAGAAAGGTTTCCTTCACTAGCTATAGAAGATGAAGGAAGATTGCAGAACTTTTCCATACGGGAGCATTTTTTTACAAAGCTTTTTACATATGCTAATTTCCGTGATATAAAACAAACCAAGCAAACCATTCAATCATTAATTCAATTTCATTCAAAAAATAAATATTTATTTATGGGATATAATCAGGCAGCTCAAAAGGAACTTGGGCGAATTGTAGCAAATCATGACCATAAGGACATAGAAGAGGTATTCTCATTATACGAAAATCAATTGTTTCGCTTATTTGCGAGAAAGCCAAGAGACGCATCAAACATTAATGTGTGTCAGCATATTATGGGGTACTTCAAAAAAGAGCTTAGTCAGAAGGAAAAAGATTTCTTTCAGACAATGCTTGAAAAATACCGAGAGCAAAAGGTTCCGCTTAGTAGTGTCACAAGCATACTAAAATCTTGGGTGATTCGCTTTGAAAATGATTACTTACTAAGTCAATCCTATTTTGAACCCTACCCAGAGGAATTAATTGAGATTAGCGATTCTGGCAAAGGAAGGGCCTACAGTTAAGGAGAGGATTTCTCTTTATACTGGGGCTTTTTTTAGTGAAATTTATTGACAATATAAAATGTTGGAGTATGGTAGATTTAGAAGTATATAAGCTTGAAGGATGACAACACATCAAGTAGCGATGAATGAAAAGTTTGCTGCTAATTCTAAAAGTTCTACAGGTTATTAGCTTCAATAATTAAACACACACTGGATAACAATAATTATGTATACACACGAGTACACCTGGAGTGATGGTTGCAAACTAAGGTAAGAACCTAGTTTAGAATTATACAAAAAAGGGAAGTTTGTACATAGAACAAATATAAACTCCACTGAAAGGAGAGACGGCTATGCATCGACATAGAATGAAAATAAATGATTTAACGATCTCGTATATAGATGAAGGAAGTGGGGATACGGTTGTTCTCATTCATGGTTTTTGTGGAAGTGCAGGTTACTTTGAAAAGATCATCCCAAAGCTTAGTGAGAATTACAGGGTAATTGCTCCGTCATTAAGAGGACATGGAAAATCAAGTGCTGTCTGTGACCCATATACAATCGAGGATATGGCAGATGATGTGTATCAACTATTAAGGCAGCTAGAAATTGATAAGGTGACGATGATTGGACATTCATTGGGAGGCTATGTCACACTTTCTTTTGCCGACCAGTTTCCTGACATGTTAAATGGATACTCACTACTCCATTCAACTGCGCATCCTGACAGCGTGGAAGCAAAGGAAGGAAGAAATAAAAACATAGAACTAATATGTGAGAATGGAATTGAACCGCTAATCAATGCGCTTATTCCTAGATTATTTGCACCGAAACATGTGAAATTGTTAGAAGATGAAGTAAAATTTGTTCAGGAAATTGGAATGAATACAAGTGTTACAGGCGCAAAAGGTGCTTTAAAGGCAATGAGAGACCGAAAGGACAGAAATGACGTTTTAGCTACCTCTAAAGTTCCAGTATTATTAGTTGCTGGAGAGGAAGATCAACTCATTCCGCAAGAAAAGGTATTCTCACAAACAAGCGACTATATTAGACAAAAAACAATAGTAAACGCAGGGCATATGGGAATGCTCGAAGCTCCAAACGAAGTAACTGCAATCATTCTTGAATTTTTAAACGATACGTTTTCAAAGTAGATATAGAAACACAGTTTATGACTGTGTTTTTTTATTGCTCTTTTCTAAAACATTGTTGCTTTTAGAACAGGTATTCTTGGGGTACAACTAGACTTAGAAGCAAATTGAGGTTGCATTAGTAAAGAGCAACTCTCTTTATGTATTGAAGTATCTAAATACTAAGGTAAAAATTCGGCTTCCTGAGATTTTTACTAAAAGCAATAATCTATAAGAAAACAGCCTTTTTTATTTTGTCTGTATATTGAAACATAACAACACTGTTGTTATACTATGTTTGAGATGTTTTAATTTTCAGATAATATAACAGGGGGGAAGTAATGAAAAAGTATACTTTATTTCTTTGTTTTGTTGCACTTATGATACTTTCTTTAGTGGGTTGTGGAGGAAATGAAACAGCTGGAGAAGAAGAATCGACAGCTACTGCAGAAGGGGTCGTTGATTTATATGTGGAGGCATTAAATAATGAAGATCTTGATGCTTTATTAAAGACCATCCACCCTTTTTCAGGACAGCATATTGAGTTAAGAGGGTATTATGATAACGACTTTACGCAATATGACTATGATGTTGAAAAAGTAAGTGCCACTGTGTCTGAAGAAAATGAAACAGCTGCTGTTATTGATCTGGTTATTTCAAAAAAGTTGGTTGAAAAGAAAGCAGAAGGAAAAAATGAACCAACAGAAGGTGAGATTTCACAAAAAATTACGCTTAAAACCAAAGGTGAAGAATGGTTAATTGATAAAGTGGAATAGAGCTACAAAGAGCGCATGATATGATTCTAAACAGTTCCGTTCTTTAGAGAAATATATGAAATAGCATAATAACAACAGACCAAATCTCTTATGATTTGGTCTGTTGTTATTACTTTTATATCTTTGGATAAAAACATTTGGATTTGCAAACTAATTCATTAAATTAATTAACGAGAGATAAGGAGGTTTCCTTCTACTCGACTAGTTATACAAGAGGATTATATTAAAGATAATGAAAAGCTCGAGGACTGTAATAGTTTTCTCGAGCTTTATTTGTGCTATTTGTATTCTTGTATACCTTGTTAAATGTGCTACAAAAATTTACTTAGGTTGCGATTTTAGATGTTCTTCATGTTATCGATACTATTTAGTCTAATTAATATACAAAGCTTTTGTTTAACGAATTTAACAATCCAACTCAATGGTAAATGTTGTACCTTTTCCACCTTTACTTTGTACTGCTATATGGCCACCATGTAGATCAATAATCCTTTTTACAATTGATAGACCAATCCCGTTACCTTGGTTCGTGC contains:
- a CDS encoding DUF523 and DUF1722 domain-containing protein → MANFVKPVVVVSKCLEFDKCRYNGDVIHDPVVKRLQAHVQFIPVCPEVGIGLGTPRETIRIVEEEGRKMLVQPSTRKDLTKEMNEFSIRFLDKIQDLDGFILKGKSPTCGMKDVKVYSGIEKAPVIGKTSGFFAQAIVERFPSLAIEDEGRLQNFSIREHFFTKLFTYANFRDIKQTKQTIQSLIQFHSKNKYLFMGYNQAAQKELGRIVANHDHKDIEEVFSLYENQLFRLFARKPRDASNINVCQHIMGYFKKELSQKEKDFFQTMLEKYREQKVPLSSVTSILKSWVIRFENDYLLSQSYFEPYPEELIEISDSGKGRAYS
- a CDS encoding alpha/beta hydrolase, encoding MHRHRMKINDLTISYIDEGSGDTVVLIHGFCGSAGYFEKIIPKLSENYRVIAPSLRGHGKSSAVCDPYTIEDMADDVYQLLRQLEIDKVTMIGHSLGGYVTLSFADQFPDMLNGYSLLHSTAHPDSVEAKEGRNKNIELICENGIEPLINALIPRLFAPKHVKLLEDEVKFVQEIGMNTSVTGAKGALKAMRDRKDRNDVLATSKVPVLLVAGEEDQLIPQEKVFSQTSDYIRQKTIVNAGHMGMLEAPNEVTAIILEFLNDTFSK